Proteins encoded within one genomic window of Triticum aestivum cultivar Chinese Spring chromosome 2D, IWGSC CS RefSeq v2.1, whole genome shotgun sequence:
- the LOC123051177 gene encoding uncharacterized protein, producing MARIDGGSALAFCVLHDLLGAAAFLAAHPLHAAYALFFHRGLLALAAFFCPLLLSTALLLVVLLTAAPYVAPGRAGARYLGSTSGVAVAALCAGLRPDGGLGLIGQLCSFVLGPAGVGEVVFVGEVCDAGGGSCFLLEEKSLLYAYATRELEGELPLQSVSREEICFLSNGEFYEEDMPNFKDEIQEKNVVCEDLKKAPETLSSSSEHCCPGETFMPVPEMEEQEKSINNVSLPERKGFSSDAVKEKRLECDPVPLSAMEANTPERVSKPRSSISQRIRQWESGNLKLVLDEIEDNPVEICFEKESFKGVKEAVPLKTESCDQKQSEDQLAQEESDRKQSPEEELVDVKEELVRSKVAEKCSEDLRAEEIASIIGEPEADPPQEQRREDVQAEEDAQPNGQDHQEDVQEEQEHEDADGGEGPLRSTSIARRVHTRTSSESLAGAGEGSPSKGKEWKRTLACKLYEERIQLKVCRDRAVAGACADDMDMLWEAYETGGGSSSAVAVAVAGDTKPRGGGGSKANEQSVDEEEEEEDEEDEGPVRQLCCLQALKFSTRKMNLGGGKPSLSKISRVLKRMTALSRVGSRRK from the coding sequence ATGGCGCGGATCGACGGCGGCAGCGCGCTGGCGTTCTGCGTGCTCCACGACCTGCTGGGCGCGGCGGCGTTCCTGGCGGCGCACCCGCTGCACGCCGCCTACGCGCTCTTCTTCCACCGGGGCCTGCTCGCGCTCGCCGCCTTCTTCTGCCCGCTGCTGCTCTCCACGGCGCTCCTCCTCGTCGTGCTCCTCACCGCCGCCCCGTACGTCGCGCCGGGGCGGGCCGGGGCGCGGTACCTCGGCAGCACCTccggcgtcgccgtcgccgcgctctGCGCCGGGCTGCGGCCCGACGGCGGGCTCGGGCTGATCGGCCAGCTCTGCTCCTTCGTGCTCGGCCCGGCGGGCGTCGGCGAGGTCGTGTTCGTGGGCGAGGTGTGTGATGCTGGTGGTGGTTCTTGCTTTCTTTTGGAAGAGAAGAGCTTGCTGTATGCTTATGCTACCCGAGAGCTGGAGGGTGAGCTGCCATTGCAGAGTGTGTCTCGAGAAGAGATCTGCTTCCTGAGCAATGGGGAATTTTATGAAGAAGATATGCCCAATTTCAAGGATGAAATTCAGGAGAAAAATGTGGTCTGTGAGGATCTGAAGAAGGCTCCGGAAACCTTGTCTTCTTCTTCGGAGCATTGCTGTCCAGGTGAGACATTCATGCCGGTGCCAGAGATGGAAGAGCAGGAGAAATCCATCAACAATGTAAGCTTGCCAGAGAGAAAGGGATTCAGCAGTGATGCGGTTAAGGAAAAGAGATTGGAGTGTGACCCTGTTCCTCTGTCAGCAATGGAGGCGAACACACCTGAGCGGGTCAGCAAGCCACGCTCTTCGATTTCTCAGCGAATAAGGCAATGGGAATCTGGCAATCTGAAGCTTGTTCTTGATGAAATCGAGGATAATCCGGTGGAAATCTGTTTCGAGAAGGAATCATTCAAGGGTGTGAAGGAAGCCGTGCCATTGAAGACTGAATCTTGCGACCAAAAGCAGAGTGAAGACCAGCTCGCTCAAGAAGAATCTGACCGGAAGCAATCGCCAGAGGAGGAACTTGTAGATGTCAAGGAAGAATTGGTGCGCTCGAAGGTGGCGGAAAAATGCAGCGAAGACCTGCGAGCTGAAGAAATCGCCTCCATTATCGGTGAACCCGAAGCAGACCCGCCGCAAGAACAGAGGAGGGAGGACGTGCAGGCCGAAGAAGATGCGCAGCCTAACGGACAAGACCATCAAGAAGATGTGCAGGAAGAGCAGGAGCACGAGGACGCGGACGGCGGGGAGGGTCCCCTGAGGTCGACGTCCATCGCGCGGCGCGTGCACACGCGGACCTCGTCGGAGAGCCTCGCCGGCGCGGGCGAGGGGTCGCCGTCCAAGGGGAAGGAGTGGAAGCGGACGCTCGCGTGCAAGCTGTACGAGGAGCGGATCCAGCTCAAGGTCTGCCGCGACCGCGCCGTGGCCGGGGCGTGCGCGGACGACATGGACATGCTCTGGGAGGCTTACGAGACCGGGGGCGGCAGCAGcagcgccgtcgccgtcgccgtcgccggcgacaCCAAGCCCCGAGGTGGCGGCGGCAGCAAGGCGAACGAACAATCCgttgacgaggaggaggaggaggaagacgaggaggacgaAGGGCCGGTGCGGCAGCTGTGCTGCCTGCAGGCGCTCAAGTTCTCGACGAGGAAGATGAACCTCGGGGGCGGCAAGCCGAGCCTGTCCAAGATCTCCAGGGTGCTCAAGCGGATGACCGCGCTGTCCAGGGTCGGGTCGCGCCGTAAGTGA